One window from the genome of Myxococcales bacterium encodes:
- the rpsO gene encoding 30S ribosomal protein S15 — protein sequence MSVSPVRKLETITKFRTHSSDTGSPEVQVALLSERISHLTEHLKGNHKDHHSRRGLLKMVGQRRGLLDYLKTTDGDRYKKLIETLGLRR from the coding sequence ATGTCCGTATCACCAGTTCGCAAACTCGAAACAATCACGAAATTTCGCACCCATAGCTCCGACACCGGGTCGCCCGAAGTGCAAGTCGCCTTGCTTTCCGAGCGGATCTCGCACCTCACCGAGCACCTTAAGGGCAACCACAAGGATCACCACAGCCGCCGCGGCCTGCTCAAAATGGTCGGTCAGCGCCGGGGCCTGCTCGACTACCTAAAGACCACCGATGGCGATCGCTACAAAAAGCTTATTGAAACGCTCGGCCTGCGCCGCTAA
- the truB gene encoding tRNA pseudouridine(55) synthase TruB, with protein sequence MQRVDGVLVLDKPYGMTSADAVAIVKRRFAASRVGHTGTLDPLATGVLPICLGEATKIAGYMLADDKVYEAGLTLGQATATYDCESPVTMRNEARAQALTAGGIAAVLTQFVGELAQVPPQHSAIKVAGKPLFESARAGKLVEVAPRKIFIKRLELKSYDYPRLELEVACSKGTYIRSLAHDIGLALGCYAHLYSLRRTQSGAVRIDDAIGIAALDRKSAELPPLARIDDVLSWPIAEVPASWIAPIRVGRPMPVGEATWRRGSAPAPRDPQQPPPANPSPEGMCLLAGGGELLSMARIESGSFVLERGFVEGLTVGPNSFMVRP encoded by the coding sequence ATGCAACGAGTCGACGGCGTCCTCGTACTTGATAAACCGTATGGCATGACCTCGGCCGATGCCGTCGCCATCGTCAAGCGGCGCTTTGCGGCGTCGCGCGTCGGGCACACCGGCACGCTCGATCCGCTCGCTACGGGCGTCCTGCCGATTTGCCTCGGCGAGGCGACCAAGATCGCCGGCTATATGCTCGCCGACGACAAGGTCTACGAAGCGGGCCTCACGCTTGGTCAGGCAACGGCGACCTATGATTGCGAGAGCCCGGTGACGATGCGCAATGAAGCGCGCGCGCAGGCGCTCACGGCGGGGGGCATCGCCGCCGTGCTCACGCAATTTGTCGGTGAGCTGGCGCAAGTGCCGCCGCAGCACTCGGCGATCAAGGTGGCGGGCAAGCCACTCTTTGAATCCGCACGGGCAGGCAAGTTGGTGGAGGTGGCACCTCGCAAGATTTTCATTAAGCGCCTTGAACTAAAGAGTTACGACTATCCGCGCCTCGAACTCGAGGTCGCGTGTTCTAAGGGAACGTATATTCGCAGCCTCGCGCACGATATCGGTTTGGCGCTCGGCTGCTATGCCCATCTATATTCGTTGCGCCGCACGCAAAGCGGCGCCGTGCGCATTGACGACGCCATCGGCATTGCGGCGCTCGATCGCAAATCGGCGGAGCTGCCGCCGTTGGCGCGCATCGACGACGTTTTGTCGTGGCCGATTGCCGAGGTGCCTGCGTCCTGGATTGCGCCCATTCGCGTTGGGCGGCCGATGCCCGTCGGCGAGGCCACCTGGCGCAGAGGCAGTGCGCCCGCGCCTCGGGATCCGCAGCAACCACCACCAGCAAATCCTTCGCCGGAAGGCATGTGCTTGCTCGCCGGAGGCGGCGAGCTATTGTCGATGGCTCGCATTGAATCAGGCTCATTCGTGCTCGAAAGAGGCTTTGTCGAGGGCTTGACCGTGGGGCCAAATTCCTTCATGGTGCGCCCCTAA
- a CDS encoding S1 family peptidase, translating into MAKSATAPGNFITRSIRPAAGALLAALVGAPLALVGCIAEPGGAATSESHAEAIIGGQQAKAGDFPTIVGIYDEGRSTICSGTLIAPNAVLTAAHCVEFAGDADRQRMIAEMVVFVDTLSMYTPVTTISVADIAVHPGYVKLEEDPDNLGRQDVAIIMLKTPVADRRVAHVSRESIAAFAEASYTMVGYGIYDENGNSGKLNSTTDSNIDCALHGVPNGRFFCFDREDGTGSCAGDSGSPLFYTTASGVPAVVGVHSWGSAGGVCTGIGADTKVSGALAFITDQLGDEFTCASDGVCDDTCGDDDVDCSGMPDAACAGDNDCAQGFRCDAGTCQPIDGEPLVTDPAQPDAGGGCSAQGEAGAGSRGLPLVLAGMLLTVARRRRRG; encoded by the coding sequence ATGGCCAAATCAGCGACCGCACCAGGTAACTTCATCACGCGCTCGATACGGCCCGCAGCCGGTGCGCTTCTCGCGGCGTTGGTTGGGGCGCCGCTAGCGCTCGTCGGCTGCATTGCCGAGCCTGGGGGCGCTGCAACTAGCGAATCGCACGCCGAAGCCATCATTGGCGGCCAGCAAGCCAAGGCCGGTGACTTTCCCACCATCGTCGGCATTTATGACGAAGGGAGGAGCACTATTTGCAGCGGCACGCTCATCGCCCCCAATGCCGTGCTAACCGCAGCGCATTGCGTCGAATTTGCCGGCGACGCCGACCGTCAACGCATGATCGCCGAAATGGTTGTTTTCGTAGACACGCTATCGATGTACACGCCCGTGACCACAATTTCGGTCGCCGACATCGCGGTTCACCCAGGGTACGTCAAGCTCGAGGAAGACCCAGACAATCTCGGTAGGCAAGACGTCGCGATCATCATGCTGAAAACACCGGTGGCAGATCGACGTGTCGCGCACGTCAGCCGCGAATCCATCGCCGCGTTTGCCGAGGCAAGCTACACCATGGTTGGCTATGGCATCTATGATGAAAATGGCAACTCCGGCAAGCTGAACTCAACGACAGACAGCAACATCGATTGCGCGTTGCATGGTGTGCCCAACGGGCGTTTTTTCTGTTTTGATCGCGAGGACGGCACGGGCTCATGCGCCGGCGATAGTGGCAGCCCACTTTTTTATACAACCGCGAGCGGCGTCCCGGCCGTCGTCGGCGTGCATTCATGGGGCAGCGCCGGCGGCGTGTGCACAGGCATCGGCGCCGACACCAAGGTTTCGGGCGCGCTCGCGTTTATTACCGATCAACTCGGCGACGAATTTACGTGCGCCTCTGATGGCGTGTGTGATGACACGTGCGGCGACGATGACGTCGATTGCTCCGGCATGCCAGACGCGGCGTGTGCTGGTGACAATGATTGTGCGCAAGGCTTTCGATGCGATGCGGGCACGTGCCAGCCGATAGATGGTGAACCACTCGTCACCGACCCAGCTCAGCCGGACGCCGGCGGCGGTTGCAGCGCGCAGGGCGAGGCGGGCGCCGGCAGCCGCGGCCTGCCGTTGGTCCTAGCTGGCATGCTACTAACGGTTGCGCGTCGTCGACGTCGGGGTTAG
- the rbfA gene encoding 30S ribosome-binding factor RbfA, whose product MSRKLRLAQSLRRLVSEALQRDVRDARLEGAMVSVASVELNADMSVATVWVSMLGEGGKPDQVMAALASAAPFMRRIVGQNLQIRQAPELRFLLDTSPEFSVRLRGILLDDERKAREAGREPGATAAPAEAATPAAEPGADATKPPA is encoded by the coding sequence GTGAGCCGAAAGCTGCGCCTGGCCCAGTCGCTGCGGCGCCTCGTCTCCGAGGCGCTCCAGCGCGACGTCCGCGATGCGCGCCTTGAGGGCGCGATGGTTTCGGTCGCGTCGGTCGAGCTCAACGCCGACATGAGCGTCGCCACCGTGTGGGTGTCGATGCTGGGGGAGGGCGGCAAGCCCGATCAGGTGATGGCCGCGCTGGCCTCGGCCGCGCCATTTATGCGGCGCATCGTCGGGCAAAATTTGCAGATCCGGCAGGCGCCCGAGCTGCGTTTTTTGCTCGACACCTCGCCAGAATTTTCGGTGCGCCTGCGCGGCATCTTGTTAGACGATGAACGCAAGGCCCGCGAGGCTGGCCGCGAGCCCGGCGCGACTGCCGCGCCTGCCGAAGCCGCCACGCCAGCCGCTGAGCCCGGAGCTGACGCCACCAAGCCACCAGCTTGA
- the infB gene encoding translation initiation factor IF-2 yields MGARRLALPMKKGKQTQVTTPADHKRVIRIEDTTRVSDLARNMGIKAPDVLKKLWSMGMVGVNINASIDLDTAQLLAGEFGYEVQNMAFQEADAFTTKHKSEGESLPRSPVVTVMGHVDHGKTSLLDTIRKARVAAGEAGGITQHVAAYKVAVPGHGDVVFLDTPGHEAFTEMRARGAQATDIVVLVVAANDGVMPQTVEALSHAKDAKVAIIVAVNKCDLPDAQPERVRQQLADHGLIPEEWGGDTIYVNVSAQQGTGVDKLLESIAVTAEMKELRANPDTVASGLIIEARLDRSRGPMATVLIQEGTLRMGDIVVAGQTYGKVRAMLDDRGNSVLEVGPSTPVELLGLDGVPDAGDSVNVAEDDRVAKTVVEHRRQQWRKKELSAKTRVSLENMMERISDDGAKEVKIVLKADVQGSAEALKAALVKLSTDKVKVNVIAAGVGGITESDIRLAKAGGAIVVGFHVRPAGKSSTLAEHEDVEIRLYDIIYNALDDVKLAMAGLLAPIRREVAMGTAAVRDTFTIPKVGMVAGCMMTSGKITRKALLRVVRDAVQIYEGRVGSLRRFKDDVSEVQNGYECGIMVAGYNDLKVGDVIEAYEVVEEAAKL; encoded by the coding sequence ATGGGCGCGCGTCGCCTCGCGCTGCCGATGAAAAAAGGCAAACAGACGCAGGTTACGACGCCTGCCGATCACAAGCGCGTCATTCGCATCGAAGACACCACCAGGGTGTCGGATTTGGCGCGCAACATGGGCATTAAGGCCCCTGACGTGCTTAAGAAGCTGTGGTCGATGGGCATGGTCGGCGTCAACATTAACGCGTCGATCGACCTCGATACCGCGCAGCTGCTTGCCGGCGAATTTGGCTACGAAGTGCAGAACATGGCCTTCCAAGAGGCCGATGCGTTCACCACCAAACATAAGAGCGAAGGCGAATCGTTGCCGCGCTCCCCGGTCGTTACCGTCATGGGTCACGTCGATCACGGCAAGACCTCGCTGCTCGATACCATCCGCAAGGCGCGCGTCGCCGCGGGCGAGGCGGGCGGCATTACGCAACACGTGGCGGCCTACAAGGTCGCGGTGCCAGGGCACGGCGACGTCGTGTTTCTCGATACCCCAGGCCACGAGGCGTTTACCGAAATGCGTGCACGCGGTGCGCAGGCCACCGACATCGTCGTGCTGGTCGTTGCGGCCAACGACGGCGTCATGCCTCAAACCGTTGAGGCGCTCAGCCATGCCAAAGACGCCAAGGTTGCGATCATCGTCGCGGTCAACAAGTGCGATCTGCCTGATGCGCAGCCCGAGCGCGTGCGCCAGCAGCTCGCCGATCACGGTCTCATTCCTGAAGAGTGGGGCGGCGATACGATTTATGTCAACGTCTCGGCGCAACAGGGCACGGGCGTCGACAAGCTGCTCGAATCCATCGCGGTGACCGCCGAGATGAAGGAGCTGCGCGCCAATCCCGACACCGTCGCGTCGGGCCTCATCATCGAGGCGCGCCTCGATCGCAGCCGCGGCCCGATGGCCACCGTGCTGATCCAGGAGGGCACCCTGCGCATGGGCGACATCGTGGTTGCCGGCCAAACCTACGGCAAGGTCCGCGCCATGCTCGACGATCGCGGCAACAGCGTGCTCGAGGTTGGCCCTTCGACCCCGGTCGAACTGCTTGGCCTTGATGGCGTGCCCGATGCCGGCGATTCCGTCAACGTCGCCGAAGACGATCGCGTCGCCAAGACCGTGGTCGAGCATCGCCGCCAGCAATGGCGCAAGAAGGAACTCTCGGCCAAGACCCGCGTCTCGCTCGAGAACATGATGGAACGCATCTCGGACGACGGCGCCAAAGAGGTCAAGATTGTCCTCAAGGCCGACGTCCAAGGGTCAGCCGAGGCGCTCAAGGCCGCGTTGGTCAAGCTCAGCACCGACAAGGTGAAGGTCAACGTGATCGCGGCTGGCGTCGGCGGCATCACCGAATCCGACATTCGCCTCGCCAAGGCTGGCGGCGCGATTGTTGTCGGCTTCCACGTGCGTCCCGCGGGCAAGAGCTCGACGCTCGCGGAGCACGAAGACGTTGAGATTCGCCTCTACGACATTATCTACAACGCGCTTGACGACGTTAAGTTGGCGATGGCGGGCCTCTTGGCGCCAATTCGCCGCGAGGTGGCCATGGGGACCGCCGCGGTGCGCGACACCTTCACGATTCCAAAGGTCGGGATGGTCGCGGGCTGTATGATGACCAGCGGCAAGATCACCCGCAAGGCGCTGCTGCGCGTCGTGCGCGACGCCGTCCAGATTTACGAGGGCCGCGTTGGCAGCTTGCGTCGCTTCAAGGACGACGTCAGCGAAGTCCAAAACGGCTACGAGTGCGGCATCATGGTCGCGGGCTACAACGACCTCAAGGTGGGCGACGTCATCGAAGCCTACGAAGTGGTCGAAGAAGCCGCGAAGCTGTAA
- a CDS encoding translation initiation factor IF-2 N-terminal domain-containing protein, with product MRVYEIAREIGIPNKELLVKLKTLGLEVNNHMSSLGDDDVAKVRQSFGKSGAPASAAPSKQATAAAAAPAAPSAPPQVRRRMTKADDLVAAPPAAPAIAADSPPPVIRRRVAADAPAPEAQEFAAAMPPSPVASPAAAVVTRSAAVVVEQPSEPARMPPSAAPILPAPVAAAPTVTTRSRVVVEGPASVRIAGAAAAVPQRQVSAIGSAPTAQSPSVTVRTPSAMPPPVAPPPAGTEVFGNARDRFEAELARARARVAEREAEERDRLTMEAAPPPVAAAPVDPNRDPSRPAVGTIINLPPRIRITERPIPRQTTGGAPGLAACRCAAGLPRSRRCAQGNARAKWARVASRCR from the coding sequence ATGCGCGTTTACGAAATTGCCCGCGAAATCGGAATTCCGAACAAGGAGCTCCTGGTCAAGCTTAAGACGCTTGGGCTTGAAGTAAACAATCACATGTCGTCGCTCGGTGATGACGATGTTGCCAAGGTGCGCCAGTCATTTGGCAAATCCGGAGCGCCCGCGAGCGCTGCGCCATCCAAGCAGGCGACTGCCGCCGCGGCCGCGCCCGCCGCGCCGTCCGCGCCGCCACAGGTGCGTCGTCGTATGACCAAGGCCGACGACTTGGTCGCCGCGCCGCCTGCCGCGCCCGCCATCGCCGCAGATTCCCCGCCGCCGGTGATCCGCCGCCGCGTTGCCGCCGATGCGCCCGCTCCTGAAGCGCAAGAATTTGCGGCAGCGATGCCGCCATCGCCCGTTGCGTCGCCTGCGGCTGCCGTGGTCACGCGCAGCGCGGCCGTTGTCGTCGAACAACCGAGTGAGCCGGCCCGCATGCCGCCGAGCGCGGCGCCGATCCTTCCCGCGCCGGTTGCGGCTGCGCCGACCGTGACAACGCGCTCGCGCGTCGTTGTCGAGGGACCCGCCTCCGTGCGCATCGCGGGCGCTGCGGCCGCCGTGCCGCAACGCCAGGTAAGCGCCATCGGCAGCGCGCCGACCGCGCAGTCGCCTTCGGTCACGGTGCGCACGCCGTCGGCAATGCCACCCCCCGTCGCCCCACCGCCCGCAGGCACCGAGGTGTTTGGCAATGCGCGCGATCGCTTTGAAGCCGAATTGGCCCGCGCCCGCGCCCGCGTCGCCGAACGCGAAGCGGAAGAGCGCGATCGCCTGACCATGGAGGCGGCGCCTCCACCGGTGGCGGCCGCACCGGTCGACCCGAATCGCGATCCGAGCCGACCCGCGGTCGGCACGATTATCAATCTGCCGCCTCGCATTCGCATCACCGAGCGCCCGATCCCCCGCCAAACCACCGGCGGCGCCCCTGGCCTGGCGGCTTGCAGATGCGCGGCCGGTTTACCTCGCAGCCGCCGCTGCGCCCAGGGCAACGCCCGGGCCAAATGGGCGCGCGTCGCCTCGCGCTGCCGATGA
- a CDS encoding DUF448 domain-containing protein, whose amino-acid sequence MHQPRRTCIVCRQTSDKTALLRVARARAAAAEIRPYAGFAVGRLAPGRGAYVHGSAACVDRLDARHLIAASTSSRQSAGRASVAQQLGGSTLIELRTALKALAHQSLSSPLQSGSTATN is encoded by the coding sequence GTGCACCAGCCGCGCCGCACCTGCATCGTTTGTCGCCAAACCAGCGACAAGACGGCCTTGCTGCGTGTTGCGCGGGCGCGCGCCGCCGCCGCCGAAATCCGGCCGTACGCTGGGTTTGCCGTTGGGCGCCTTGCCCCTGGGCGCGGCGCGTACGTTCATGGCAGCGCGGCGTGCGTCGACCGGCTCGATGCGCGGCACCTGATCGCCGCGTCCACCAGCAGCCGCCAGAGTGCCGGGCGCGCCAGCGTCGCCCAGCAGTTGGGCGGCAGCACGCTCATCGAGCTGCGCACGGCCTTGAAGGCCCTGGCTCATCAATCTTTATCGTCACCCCTGCAGTCTGGGAGTACCGCCACCAACTAA
- the nusA gene encoding transcription termination/antitermination protein NusA encodes MENLSAILDAVGKEKKIDKAVLVEALEQAILTAAKRTFGMAREMEAKFNLETGAVDLSLIIAVVEDDEILGREITVEQAATAGLAAELGDELVFRIYYRAEDSALGAKQDADFGDVIDLKQAHKQFGRIAAQTAKQVIMQRVRDAERDNVFAEFKDRKGEIVIGTVRRFERGAIVVELGLAEGIMPVREQVPRESYRVGDNVRCLLVDIDRTARGPQLIVSRAHKGFLEKLFEQQVPEIVEKIVRIESSAREPGARSKIAVSSRDGDVDPVGACVGMKGARVQAVVQEMRGEKIDIVPYDPDPARFVCNAIAPAEVSRVIIDAEGHRMELVVPDEKLSLAIGRKGQNVRLASQLTGWRIDIHSESKIQDLERRAREQIAAIPGMTLDVADELFRLGWRSVGDVAVAVPEELAQVHGIGGVAGAHRIIEAAQNVFEASKVQSDDNVKEAERRSQMSGPQQLLEIPGVDEEVLGILAEANVRSPQDLVAKPIDEMAAATGIDMGDLAKLRQRAVNWISETGEQA; translated from the coding sequence ATGGAAAACCTCAGCGCAATCCTCGATGCCGTAGGCAAAGAAAAGAAAATCGACAAGGCCGTGCTCGTGGAGGCCCTCGAACAGGCCATCCTCACCGCGGCCAAGCGAACGTTTGGCATGGCTCGCGAGATGGAAGCCAAGTTCAACCTCGAGACGGGCGCCGTCGACTTATCGCTCATCATTGCCGTCGTCGAAGACGACGAAATCCTCGGGCGCGAAATCACCGTCGAGCAAGCCGCCACGGCGGGCCTCGCCGCCGAACTCGGCGACGAGCTGGTGTTTCGCATCTATTACCGCGCCGAGGACTCGGCGCTGGGCGCCAAGCAAGACGCCGATTTCGGCGATGTCATCGATCTCAAGCAGGCCCACAAGCAGTTCGGCCGCATCGCCGCGCAGACCGCCAAGCAGGTGATCATGCAGCGCGTGCGCGATGCCGAGCGCGACAACGTTTTTGCCGAATTCAAAGACCGCAAAGGCGAGATTGTTATTGGCACGGTGCGGCGCTTCGAGCGCGGCGCCATCGTCGTCGAGCTAGGCCTTGCCGAGGGCATCATGCCGGTTCGCGAGCAGGTGCCGCGCGAGTCCTATCGCGTCGGCGACAACGTCCGCTGCCTGTTGGTTGACATCGACCGCACCGCCCGCGGCCCGCAGCTCATCGTCTCACGCGCCCACAAGGGCTTCCTCGAGAAGCTCTTCGAGCAACAAGTGCCAGAAATCGTCGAGAAGATCGTGCGCATCGAATCGAGCGCGCGTGAGCCGGGTGCGCGATCCAAGATCGCCGTGTCGTCGCGCGATGGCGACGTCGACCCCGTCGGCGCCTGCGTCGGCATGAAGGGCGCGCGCGTTCAGGCCGTCGTGCAGGAAATGCGCGGCGAAAAAATCGATATCGTGCCGTACGATCCAGATCCTGCGCGCTTCGTGTGCAACGCGATCGCGCCCGCCGAAGTCTCGCGCGTTATTATCGATGCCGAAGGCCATCGCATGGAGCTGGTCGTGCCCGACGAGAAGCTATCGCTCGCGATTGGCCGCAAGGGTCAAAACGTGCGGCTGGCGTCGCAACTAACCGGTTGGCGCATCGACATCCACTCCGAATCCAAGATCCAAGACCTCGAGCGCCGTGCGCGCGAGCAAATCGCGGCAATTCCAGGCATGACGCTCGACGTCGCCGACGAGCTATTTCGTCTCGGCTGGCGCTCGGTGGGCGATGTCGCGGTGGCCGTGCCCGAGGAGCTGGCGCAGGTGCATGGCATCGGCGGCGTCGCCGGCGCGCATCGCATTATCGAGGCCGCGCAAAACGTGTTCGAGGCTTCCAAGGTGCAATCCGACGACAACGTCAAAGAGGCCGAGCGTCGGTCGCAAATGTCAGGGCCGCAGCAGCTGCTCGAGATTCCCGGCGTCGACGAAGAGGTGCTTGGCATCCTCGCCGAGGCCAACGTGCGCTCGCCGCAAGATTTGGTCGCCAAGCCCATCGACGAGATGGCGGCGGCCACCGGCATCGACATGGGCGATCTCGCCAAGCTGCGGCAGCGCGCGGTCAACTGGATCTCAGAAACCGGAGAGCAGGCCTAG
- a CDS encoding ribosome maturation factor RimP, with the protein MSVESIAAKTLALAGPACAAAGYELVDTRFTMDMGGWVLRLYIDRLIEGPLPDLYEPGSATVDLAACERISKEVSALLDVADFIPQAYSLEVSSPGIDRPLRTAAHFRRVIGHEAKISLHEPIDGRKNFRGLVTGVTTLPMGGDAVAINCDGTAFTLVIADIDHAKFMPDWDIVMRPGQRAQGKANHQQKPAKAKPSHQQASAESVESARK; encoded by the coding sequence ATGTCTGTCGAATCCATCGCCGCCAAAACGCTCGCCCTTGCGGGCCCAGCCTGTGCCGCCGCTGGCTATGAATTGGTCGACACCCGCTTCACCATGGATATGGGTGGCTGGGTTTTGCGGTTGTATATCGATCGTTTGATCGAAGGGCCCTTGCCCGATTTATACGAGCCGGGCTCGGCCACGGTAGACCTTGCGGCGTGCGAACGCATCAGCAAGGAAGTATCCGCGCTGCTCGACGTCGCGGATTTTATCCCGCAGGCGTACAGCCTCGAAGTGTCTTCGCCCGGCATCGATCGGCCGCTGCGTACGGCCGCGCATTTCCGGCGCGTGATTGGCCACGAGGCCAAGATTTCATTGCACGAGCCCATCGACGGTCGCAAGAACTTTCGCGGGCTCGTTACCGGGGTCACCACCCTGCCTATGGGCGGCGACGCCGTCGCAATCAACTGCGATGGCACCGCGTTCACGTTGGTCATTGCCGACATCGACCACGCCAAGTTCATGCCCGATTGGGACATCGTCATGCGCCCGGGGCAGCGTGCCCAGGGCAAAGCCAACCACCAGCAAAAACCAGCAAAAGCCAAACCGTCACACCAACAAGCAAGCGCCGAATCCGTTGAATCGGCGCGGAAATAA
- the recJ gene encoding single-stranded-DNA-specific exonuclease RecJ, producing MFTAPSVDPNAVAKVRDTLRVTAATAKILVARGLDDDATLAAFMSPRLGQLRRPEGLPDFERAVSRLRQAVLAQERVGVFGDYDVDGVTSSALVAGFLRQLDADVIVDVAARDMGYGLSVAAMQALLDAGCKVVVATDCGTSDHEALQLAAAAGVDVIIIDHHTVPPADEAHPSYALVNPRRLDSTFPFTGLASVGLAFYVMAALRTALRDESAFAGRSLPDVREWLDLVAIGTIADLVPMVGENRVLTSLGLATLARGQRPGLAVLMQAAGLTPGGAVTSKQVAFKLAPRINAPGRIGSARASLELMLATDLVAATALAGELEAANVLRRSWQDAVEGQAKTHAAAYAEAASLVVAGSGWQHGVVGIVAAKLVDAYGKPAFVIAIDEAGVGRGSARSAGGVDVYEALVAAAPWLTRFGGHRAAAGFTVEPQHIDQVRAAIETYVASAPRSHVRMACDAEVSLRDIDERLVGELEALAPFGPEHPEIRLVLRTATVKGARRVGDGSHLKLELADASGAIRTAIAFGQGAQAPEVGALVDLIATPVRNVWQGRVRVELEVTAIAPSLAVLAEIGSPLAQAALIG from the coding sequence GTGTTCACTGCGCCGTCTGTCGATCCAAACGCCGTGGCCAAGGTGCGCGATACGTTGCGCGTCACCGCCGCGACCGCCAAGATCTTGGTCGCCCGTGGCCTTGATGACGATGCCACGCTCGCGGCCTTCATGTCGCCGCGGCTAGGCCAGCTGCGCCGTCCCGAGGGCCTGCCGGATTTTGAGCGCGCCGTGTCGCGGCTGCGCCAGGCCGTCCTTGCGCAAGAGCGCGTCGGCGTGTTTGGCGACTACGATGTCGATGGCGTAACCTCGAGCGCGTTGGTCGCCGGGTTTTTGCGCCAACTCGACGCCGACGTCATCGTCGACGTCGCGGCGCGCGATATGGGCTATGGCCTAAGCGTGGCCGCAATGCAGGCGCTGCTTGATGCCGGTTGCAAGGTCGTGGTCGCCACCGATTGCGGCACCAGCGATCATGAGGCGCTGCAGCTCGCCGCCGCCGCTGGGGTCGACGTCATTATTATCGATCACCATACGGTGCCACCTGCCGACGAGGCGCATCCAAGTTATGCCTTGGTCAACCCGCGGCGCCTCGACTCAACCTTTCCGTTTACCGGCCTCGCGTCGGTTGGTCTGGCGTTCTACGTGATGGCGGCACTGCGCACTGCCTTGCGCGACGAGTCTGCCTTTGCAGGGCGATCATTGCCCGATGTCCGCGAGTGGCTCGACCTCGTCGCCATCGGCACCATCGCCGATTTGGTGCCAATGGTCGGCGAGAACCGCGTGCTGACCTCGCTTGGCCTGGCAACGCTGGCGCGGGGCCAGCGCCCTGGACTGGCGGTGCTCATGCAGGCGGCAGGCCTAACGCCAGGTGGCGCGGTGACCTCGAAGCAAGTCGCGTTCAAGTTGGCGCCGCGCATCAACGCGCCAGGCCGTATTGGCTCGGCGAGAGCGTCACTCGAGTTAATGCTCGCAACCGACCTTGTGGCCGCGACCGCGCTCGCCGGTGAACTCGAAGCGGCGAATGTCTTGCGGCGAAGCTGGCAAGACGCGGTGGAAGGGCAGGCCAAAACTCACGCGGCGGCATACGCAGAGGCGGCCTCGCTCGTCGTCGCCGGCAGCGGGTGGCAGCACGGCGTGGTCGGCATCGTCGCCGCGAAGCTGGTCGATGCCTACGGCAAACCGGCGTTTGTGATCGCGATCGATGAAGCGGGTGTTGGGCGTGGGTCGGCGCGTTCGGCCGGCGGCGTTGACGTCTATGAGGCGCTGGTGGCCGCCGCGCCGTGGCTGACGCGCTTTGGCGGTCATCGCGCCGCGGCCGGTTTTACGGTTGAGCCGCAACATATTGATCAGGTACGCGCCGCCATTGAAACCTACGTCGCGTCTGCGCCACGCAGCCACGTCCGCATGGCCTGTGATGCCGAGGTCTCGCTGCGCGACATCGACGAGCGGCTCGTCGGCGAGCTCGAGGCCTTAGCGCCGTTTGGACCGGAGCATCCAGAGATTCGCCTCGTGTTGCGGACTGCAACCGTCAAGGGGGCCCGCCGTGTTGGGGATGGCAGCCATCTCAAGCTCGAGCTTGCTGATGCCTCGGGCGCCATTCGAACCGCGATTGCGTTTGGCCAGGGCGCTCAGGCTCCTGAGGTCGGTGCCCTCGTCGACCTCATTGCCACGCCGGTGCGAAATGTTTGGCAAGGTCGCGTACGGGTTGAGCTCGAGGTCACCGCGATCGCGCCCTCGTTGGCGGTCCTGGCTGAAATAGGGTCACCGCTTGCCCAAGCCGCGTTGATCGGTTAA